In Deltaproteobacteria bacterium, a single genomic region encodes these proteins:
- the ndk gene encoding nucleoside-diphosphate kinase — MERTLSIVKPEAVEGGHIGDILSRFEGAGLKVVAAKLTRLDKQRAESFYAVHRERPFFNSLTDYMSTGPIFVSVLEGDGAIARNREIMGATDPAKAAPGTIRKDWGTNVEANAVHGSDAPETAAAEIAFFFAADEIQSSTA; from the coding sequence ATGGAGCGAACACTGTCGATCGTCAAGCCGGAAGCCGTGGAGGGCGGCCACATCGGAGACATCCTGAGCCGCTTCGAGGGCGCCGGGCTCAAGGTGGTGGCGGCGAAGCTGACCCGCCTGGACAAGCAGCGGGCGGAGTCCTTCTACGCCGTGCACCGGGAGCGCCCGTTCTTCAACAGCCTCACCGATTACATGTCCACCGGGCCCATCTTCGTGTCGGTCCTGGAAGGGGACGGAGCCATCGCCCGGAACCGCGAGATCATGGGCGCCACCGACCCGGCCAAGGCCGCGCCGGGAACCATCCGGAAAGACTGGGGCACCAACGTGGAGGCCAACGCGGTGCACGGCTCCGACGCACCCGAGACCGCCGCCGCGGAGATCGCATTCTTCTTCGCCGCCGACGAGATCCAGTCCTCCACCGCCTGA